A single window of Sulfitobacter sp. JL08 DNA harbors:
- a CDS encoding M42 family metallopeptidase: MNTDLLKRLCEMPGVPGRENRVRDLITSEIKGMFDNVETDAMGSLICRRDAHGTGSAPKVMLLCHMDEIGFLVSHISKDGFLYLQPVGGFDPRNLFSRRVLVCTDDGDLKGVMNPGGKPIHISSPEDRKKIPEVGEFFVDIGLGEKAKDVVKVGDYVVMDEPFVEMGDRFVSKALDNRVACWLGIEAIRKLGKKGRGAEIHVAFTCQEEVGLRGARTAAYRVRPDIGLGIDTTLACDTPGVPDHMATTQLGKGFGLHVRDSSFIADAELVRDIEALALRKKIPFQRTMLAAGGQDGAAAQQAAAGARAIGIVVGTRYIHTVTEMIAKSDLQAALDILVAYLEGFDS, translated from the coding sequence ATGAACACTGATTTGCTGAAACGGCTTTGCGAAATGCCGGGCGTGCCGGGGCGTGAAAACCGCGTGCGCGATCTGATCACGTCGGAAATCAAGGGCATGTTCGACAACGTCGAAACCGACGCGATGGGATCGCTGATCTGTCGGCGCGATGCCCACGGGACCGGTAGTGCGCCCAAGGTGATGCTGTTGTGTCACATGGATGAAATCGGATTTCTGGTCAGTCATATCTCGAAAGACGGGTTCCTGTACCTGCAACCGGTTGGCGGGTTCGATCCGCGCAACCTGTTCTCGCGTCGGGTGCTGGTGTGCACCGATGATGGCGATCTGAAAGGTGTAATGAACCCGGGTGGCAAGCCCATCCATATTTCCTCGCCCGAAGATCGCAAGAAAATACCCGAAGTCGGCGAGTTTTTTGTCGATATCGGGCTGGGTGAAAAGGCCAAGGACGTGGTCAAGGTCGGTGATTACGTCGTCATGGATGAACCCTTTGTCGAAATGGGCGACCGTTTCGTGTCCAAGGCGCTGGACAACCGCGTGGCCTGCTGGCTGGGGATCGAGGCGATCCGCAAACTGGGCAAAAAAGGCCGGGGCGCGGAAATTCACGTGGCCTTTACCTGTCAGGAAGAAGTGGGCCTGCGCGGCGCACGCACGGCGGCCTACCGTGTGCGGCCCGATATCGGGTTGGGGATCGACACCACCTTGGCCTGCGACACGCCCGGCGTGCCCGACCACATGGCAACCACGCAGTTAGGCAAGGGGTTCGGCCTGCACGTGCGCGACAGCAGCTTTATCGCCGATGCGGAACTGGTGCGCGACATCGAGGCGCTGGCCCTGCGCAAGAAAATCCCGTTCCAGCGCACGATGCTGGCTGCAGGCGGACAGGACGGTGCTGCCGCGCAACAGGCTGCCGCAGGCGCGCGCGCGATCGGGATCGTCGTTGGCACCCGCTATATCCATACCGTGACCGAGATGATTGCGAAAAGCGATTTGCAGGCCGCGCTGGACATACTGGTTGCCTATCTGGAAGGGTTCGACAGCTAG
- a CDS encoding fused MFS/spermidine synthase, whose product MEDPEKQSLAPLWLLIFLQAGISASSLVVEIVAGRMIAPYVGMSLYTWTSIIAVVLAGFSVGHWWGGRIAGYETGRALRITGWTMIAAACATAGATLLLRTLAGPVIETLLHPLAAITALSMLAFFLPSLFAGVPAPVLTVAAMRGRDRSERALGAMFAAGAIGAIVGTLAAGFLFVPWLGSVATLLVIAAIYAMAALTLFWLGGATSREMTISLGGIAAVCLIGTGAFSLPSVCDRESSYYCIRTVAMSDDPNDPVNLMVVDHLAHGISNRNTPRVMFTEHAAMLDALPRMRMERTDFTSFHIGGGSYSVPRAWADRGVTGITIAEIDPEVTAVAAEHFWFDPDTATILHNDARRALRGSTEKFDVIVGDAFTDIAVPEHLVTLEFFDLIADRLEPGGVFAMNLIDNVDRPDALSAVIVTLREVFASVEVWTVASAPVTGERRVFVLLASDQDSPVSAIETAAPDRTRFQPLDPGFIDSILHRKTAQILTDDHAPLTHLMGLDPVVD is encoded by the coding sequence ATGGAAGACCCCGAAAAACAATCTCTTGCGCCGCTTTGGTTGCTGATTTTCCTTCAGGCCGGGATTTCCGCGTCAAGCCTTGTGGTCGAGATCGTCGCAGGGCGGATGATTGCGCCCTATGTCGGAATGAGTCTTTACACATGGACGTCAATCATTGCGGTGGTTCTAGCGGGTTTTTCTGTCGGCCACTGGTGGGGCGGGCGGATCGCGGGGTACGAGACGGGCCGCGCGCTGCGGATCACGGGTTGGACAATGATTGCAGCCGCCTGCGCAACAGCCGGCGCAACCCTGTTGCTGCGGACACTTGCGGGGCCGGTAATCGAAACCCTGTTGCATCCGCTGGCAGCCATTACGGCGCTCAGCATGCTTGCGTTCTTTTTGCCCTCGCTGTTTGCGGGTGTGCCTGCACCTGTCCTGACGGTGGCGGCAATGCGAGGACGCGACCGATCCGAACGGGCACTGGGCGCGATGTTTGCGGCAGGTGCGATCGGGGCGATTGTCGGAACACTGGCGGCGGGGTTCCTGTTCGTGCCTTGGTTGGGGTCTGTGGCGACCCTGCTTGTGATTGCCGCAATCTATGCAATGGCGGCACTCACATTGTTCTGGCTTGGCGGGGCTACGTCGCGTGAAATGACGATCTCGCTGGGCGGGATCGCAGCCGTCTGCCTTATCGGCACCGGCGCCTTCAGCCTGCCGTCGGTTTGTGATCGGGAAAGCAGCTATTACTGCATCAGGACTGTCGCCATGTCCGACGATCCGAACGACCCGGTCAACCTTATGGTGGTGGATCATCTGGCCCATGGCATAAGCAACCGCAACACGCCACGGGTGATGTTTACCGAACATGCCGCCATGCTGGATGCCTTGCCCCGCATGCGGATGGAACGAACCGATTTCACGTCTTTCCACATTGGCGGCGGGTCTTATTCGGTACCGCGGGCCTGGGCGGACCGCGGAGTAACCGGCATCACAATCGCCGAAATTGATCCCGAAGTCACCGCCGTGGCAGCCGAGCATTTCTGGTTCGATCCCGATACGGCGACAATCCTTCACAACGATGCGCGACGGGCCTTGCGTGGTAGCACCGAGAAATTCGATGTCATCGTCGGGGACGCATTTACCGACATCGCGGTACCCGAGCACCTTGTCACGCTCGAATTCTTTGATCTGATCGCCGACCGGCTAGAACCCGGTGGCGTCTTTGCGATGAACCTTATCGACAATGTCGACAGGCCGGATGCGCTGTCAGCGGTGATTGTGACATTGCGCGAAGTCTTTGCCAGTGTGGAAGTCTGGACCGTAGCCAGTGCCCCTGTAACCGGGGAACGCCGTGTGTTTGTTTTGCTGGCCAGCGACCAGGACAGCCCGGTATCCGCGATCGAAACGGCGGCGCCGGACAGAACCCGGTTTCAGCCGCTGGACCCCGGATTTATCGACAGTATTCTACACCGGAAGACCGCCCAAATTCTGACGGATGATCACGCGCCGCTGACGCATCTCATGGGCCTTGATCCCGTGGTGGACTGA
- a CDS encoding 1-phosphofructokinase family hexose kinase has product MDVLQDILTITLNPAIDLSTSVAQVTAGPKLYCEAPRIDPGGGGVNVARAICKLGGTAKALIAVGGVSGERLLQLLAAENVPVHAVAVSGETRESFAVTDSSTGEQFRFSIPGQTLTPQDGDRLIAEITAAAAPDGYVVLSGGVAPGLGDAYPNRVRAALAPHTQKLVVDTSKGALMRLITQPLAPLHILRLDQREAEQAAGHPLDTMDDSIAFARTLIARGVARTIVTGRAAEGSILVSTDACYICRAPQVPVVSKIGAGDAFVGALTLSLARGHPQDVALQWGVAAASATMATAGTGLCDLPSVEALLPRCHLERG; this is encoded by the coding sequence GTGGATGTTCTGCAAGACATTCTAACCATAACGCTGAACCCTGCGATTGATCTGTCCACGTCAGTGGCGCAGGTTACCGCCGGGCCAAAGCTGTACTGCGAAGCGCCAAGGATCGATCCGGGCGGCGGCGGTGTGAATGTCGCGCGCGCGATTTGCAAACTGGGCGGCACTGCCAAAGCCCTGATTGCCGTTGGAGGCGTTTCGGGTGAACGGTTGTTGCAGTTGCTCGCGGCGGAAAACGTGCCTGTTCACGCCGTAGCAGTCAGCGGTGAAACCCGCGAAAGCTTTGCGGTCACGGACAGCAGCACCGGTGAACAATTCCGGTTCAGCATTCCCGGGCAAACCCTGACACCGCAAGACGGCGACCGCCTAATAGCTGAAATCACGGCGGCGGCTGCCCCTGACGGCTACGTGGTCTTAAGCGGTGGCGTCGCGCCGGGGCTGGGCGATGCCTATCCGAATCGCGTTCGCGCGGCGCTGGCACCGCACACACAAAAACTGGTTGTCGATACGTCCAAGGGTGCCTTGATGCGCCTGATCACGCAGCCTTTGGCCCCTTTGCACATACTGCGGCTGGACCAGCGAGAGGCCGAACAGGCGGCAGGACACCCACTCGATACGATGGACGACAGTATCGCGTTTGCCCGAACCCTGATTGCACGGGGCGTGGCCAGAACCATTGTGACGGGCCGCGCCGCCGAAGGCTCGATCCTGGTAAGCACCGATGCATGTTACATATGCCGCGCGCCGCAGGTTCCCGTTGTCAGCAAAATCGGCGCCGGCGATGCCTTTGTCGGGGCCCTGACGCTGTCACTTGCCCGCGGACACCCGCAGGATGTTGCGTTGCAATGGGGCGTGGCGGCGGCCAGCGCGACAATGGCCACCGCAGGCACCGGACTTTGCGACCTGCCCAGCGTAGAGGCCCTGTTGCCCCGGTGCCATCTGGAACGGGGTTAG
- a CDS encoding GcvT family protein, translating into MKSHAQVVVVGGGCVGASILYGLTQHGCTDAVMLERSQLTAGSTWHAAGLLVTFVRSNTISKMTMETIRIYGEVERALGTSVGLRQVGQLRIANTEKRWDEFQSYISLAEAAGVPCRLLTPQEVAKVHPLLVQSKDIRGGLLHDQDGYINPADITMGLAKLARDKGASIYQNTEATGYEAMPDGSWKVFTNQGEITCDHLIFATGNYARENARRVGLDLPCIPIVHQYWTTEPVPELIRRRKEGLPEFPILRDEDYGAYLREDVGGFQFGPYEFEQDLKLFAEDRVPPTFGADLLPEDFEAVETQWERAIERVPALGEVGIKANTRGPFQMTPDELPLCGPAPGHRNLWLAEGVPGGILWGGTMGERLARWIINGDPGIDMSEIDPRRFGDFAAKRWTMDKVRGTWGTHMHAHVPGEDYPFARPMKTVPSYDLLTAAGAVWTTFNGYEFPRWFAPSVELAVPEAGFRHTAHMKYVQSEVKTTRETAGFIEMSPMTKFTIRGPGAAAWLYGIMANKLPGIGRIALSVVCNTRGGIDGEYTVVRYGENDFYLVSTPNGQVYNWDRLSRLLPDDGSVQMEDVSEQMGVIALAGPNARDILQPLTDNDLSTPAFPFMSAQKGEVGYAKDVHLLRISYTGELGWELHHPIGYNRHLVDMLLKAGVKPFGLEALESMRLEKSYRAINRELRRDITPFEAGLDRFVVMEDRTFKGRDALVKQKNDGNHQVLVTLKLPYGETSVIADEGVYQDGKLIGRVTSGGFSYYCNHDIAMALVPQEFAKNGTRLQVKIHNEMRAAQVVENCVYDPSGARARA; encoded by the coding sequence ATGAAATCACATGCGCAGGTGGTTGTTGTCGGCGGCGGATGTGTCGGGGCGTCTATCCTTTATGGTCTGACACAGCACGGTTGCACCGACGCCGTGATGCTAGAGCGTTCGCAACTGACTGCCGGATCAACCTGGCACGCGGCGGGTTTGTTGGTAACTTTTGTGCGGTCCAACACCATTTCCAAGATGACGATGGAAACGATCCGCATTTATGGCGAGGTTGAACGCGCGCTGGGTACGTCGGTTGGCCTGCGACAAGTGGGCCAGTTGCGGATTGCCAATACAGAAAAACGCTGGGACGAATTCCAAAGCTATATCTCGTTGGCCGAAGCCGCAGGTGTGCCCTGCCGCCTGCTCACGCCACAAGAAGTGGCCAAGGTGCATCCGTTGCTGGTGCAAAGCAAAGATATCCGCGGTGGTCTTCTGCATGATCAGGATGGCTATATCAATCCGGCCGACATCACTATGGGGCTGGCCAAACTGGCGCGCGACAAGGGCGCCAGCATTTACCAGAACACCGAAGCGACCGGATACGAGGCGATGCCGGACGGGTCGTGGAAAGTGTTCACCAACCAAGGCGAAATCACCTGTGATCACCTGATCTTTGCCACGGGCAACTATGCCCGCGAAAACGCGCGGCGCGTGGGGCTTGACCTGCCTTGCATCCCGATTGTGCATCAATACTGGACAACCGAACCGGTGCCCGAACTGATCCGGCGTCGAAAGGAAGGGTTGCCGGAATTTCCGATTTTACGGGATGAGGATTATGGCGCTTACCTGCGGGAAGATGTCGGCGGGTTTCAGTTTGGCCCTTATGAGTTCGAACAGGATCTCAAGCTTTTTGCCGAAGACCGTGTGCCGCCAACCTTCGGTGCTGATCTGTTGCCGGAAGACTTTGAAGCAGTCGAAACCCAGTGGGAACGTGCGATTGAACGTGTGCCCGCTTTGGGTGAGGTCGGCATCAAAGCCAACACACGCGGCCCGTTTCAGATGACCCCGGATGAATTGCCACTGTGCGGTCCGGCACCGGGGCACAGGAATTTGTGGCTGGCCGAAGGTGTCCCTGGCGGTATTCTTTGGGGCGGCACCATGGGCGAACGGCTTGCCCGCTGGATTATCAATGGCGACCCCGGCATTGACATGTCCGAGATTGATCCGCGCCGCTTTGGTGATTTTGCCGCAAAACGCTGGACCATGGACAAGGTGCGCGGAACGTGGGGCACCCATATGCACGCCCATGTTCCGGGCGAGGATTATCCTTTTGCCCGCCCGATGAAGACCGTTCCGTCTTATGATCTGCTGACTGCGGCGGGCGCTGTCTGGACCACGTTCAACGGCTACGAATTCCCGCGTTGGTTCGCCCCTTCTGTCGAACTGGCCGTGCCCGAAGCGGGGTTCCGGCACACCGCGCATATGAAATACGTCCAGTCAGAGGTGAAAACCACACGTGAAACGGCCGGTTTCATCGAGATGTCGCCGATGACAAAATTCACCATACGCGGGCCGGGGGCCGCCGCGTGGCTTTACGGAATCATGGCCAATAAACTGCCCGGGATCGGACGTATCGCGCTTTCGGTGGTCTGCAACACCCGCGGTGGCATCGATGGCGAATACACCGTCGTGCGTTACGGCGAAAACGACTTTTACCTTGTAAGTACACCCAACGGGCAGGTCTATAACTGGGACCGGCTGTCGCGCCTTTTGCCGGATGACGGATCGGTGCAGATGGAGGACGTGTCGGAACAGATGGGTGTGATCGCGTTGGCCGGACCCAATGCGCGTGACATTCTGCAGCCGCTGACCGACAACGATCTTTCCACCCCGGCATTCCCCTTTATGTCGGCGCAAAAGGGAGAAGTGGGTTATGCCAAGGATGTGCACCTGCTGCGCATCAGCTATACCGGCGAACTAGGCTGGGAACTGCATCACCCGATCGGGTACAACCGGCATCTGGTCGATATGTTGCTGAAGGCGGGGGTGAAACCCTTTGGTCTTGAAGCGCTTGAATCGATGCGGCTGGAAAAATCCTATCGTGCGATCAATCGAGAGCTACGCCGGGACATCACGCCGTTCGAGGCCGGTCTGGACCGCTTCGTGGTCATGGAAGATCGCACATTTAAAGGGCGGGATGCCTTGGTCAAACAGAAAAATGACGGCAATCATCAGGTTCTGGTGACGCTGAAACTGCCATATGGAGAGACGTCTGTGATCGCGGATGAAGGCGTGTATCAGGATGGAAAGCTGATCGGGCGCGTGACTTCGGGCGGGTTCTCTTATTATTGCAACCACGACATTGCCATGGCGCTGGTCCCTCAGGAATTTGCCAAGAACGGAACCCGGCTTCAGGTCAAGATCCACAATGAAATGCGCGCGGCACAGGTGGTGGAAAACTGCGTTTACGATCCATCCGGCGCGCGTGCGCGCGCCTGA
- a CDS encoding LysR family transcriptional regulator — protein MSFTFRQLTYFVSVAEHGSVSAASQSLSISQSAVTEAIKDLEADLGVRLFDRHSRGLRITHQGHQFLRHATTILSEVSQARRAFQKQDRSTPGKLHLGLTSLVAGYVISDLLAKFTRAYPEVEITAIEESGEYLEHLLIGGEMDVAVMMTSRMSDNYALHAEALDVSPYRLWMPLGHRLLKQDSISLSDLKDEPLIVLNVDEMEQEAVKLLSVLGTRPKIAFRTRSVEAVRSLVATGSGVALLPDLVYRPWSLEGDRIEARDVSGSLPVVQVGLVWRKGSKLSDAAHEFVAIAQAHKLSSGV, from the coding sequence GTGTCATTCACATTTCGCCAGTTGACCTATTTCGTTTCCGTGGCCGAACACGGGTCTGTCAGTGCTGCGTCGCAATCCCTGTCGATTTCCCAAAGTGCTGTGACAGAGGCCATCAAGGATCTGGAAGCCGATCTGGGTGTCAGGCTGTTTGATCGCCATTCCCGTGGATTGCGCATCACGCATCAGGGCCATCAGTTCCTGCGGCACGCCACAACCATTCTGTCCGAGGTGTCGCAGGCGCGGCGGGCCTTTCAGAAACAGGACCGCAGCACACCGGGCAAACTGCATCTGGGCCTGACATCGCTTGTGGCAGGATATGTAATATCCGATTTGCTGGCCAAGTTTACCCGCGCCTATCCCGAGGTCGAAATCACCGCCATCGAGGAGTCCGGAGAATATCTTGAACATTTGCTGATTGGCGGCGAAATGGATGTGGCCGTGATGATGACGTCGCGCATGTCGGATAATTATGCGTTGCATGCCGAGGCGCTGGATGTGTCGCCCTATCGGTTGTGGATGCCGCTGGGGCACCGGCTTTTGAAACAGGACAGTATCAGCCTGTCCGATCTCAAGGACGAACCGTTGATCGTGCTGAATGTCGATGAAATGGAACAGGAGGCGGTCAAGCTGTTGTCGGTTCTTGGAACCCGGCCCAAAATCGCCTTCCGGACCCGTTCGGTCGAGGCTGTCCGTTCGCTGGTCGCGACCGGCTCCGGCGTGGCACTTTTGCCCGATCTTGTGTACCGCCCGTGGTCGCTTGAGGGCGACCGGATCGAGGCGCGCGATGTGTCCGGATCATTGCCGGTCGTGCAGGTTGGCCTTGTCTGGCGCAAGGGATCGAAACTGTCTGATGCCGCGCATGAATTTGTGGCGATCGCACAGGCGCACAAACTATCTTCTGGTGTATAG
- a CDS encoding ABC transporter substrate-binding protein, translating to MNGLLKSSAAMALCLVFAGQGIAQTALTEIGEGEGQVNIVAWPGYLERGETVAEFDWITSFEEKTGCMVNVKTANTSDEMVALMNEGGFDLVTASGDASLRMIAGKRVQPINIDLIPSWSTVDDRLKEAPWHFTNGTHYGTPYMWGPNVLMYSTEVFPEPPTSWDVVFKPMDLPDGQPNEGRVQAYDGPIHIADAANYLMFHQPELGIVSPYELNAEQYAAALDLLREQRKIVSRYWHDAFIQIDDFKNEGMAASGSWPFQVNLLQGDNAAVASTIPQEGATGWADTTMMHAEAANPNCSYMWMEHSLASNLQSDLSVWFGANPAVPAACTDGRGMQTAEGCTKNGLDDFERIKFWTTPVSSCESQGECVPYYRWVSDYIGVIGGR from the coding sequence ATGAATGGACTGTTGAAATCAAGTGCCGCAATGGCACTTTGTCTGGTTTTCGCCGGGCAGGGCATTGCGCAAACGGCATTAACGGAAATTGGTGAAGGCGAAGGACAGGTCAACATTGTCGCCTGGCCCGGATATCTTGAGCGCGGAGAAACGGTTGCCGAATTCGACTGGATCACCAGCTTTGAAGAAAAGACCGGTTGCATGGTTAACGTTAAAACCGCAAACACCAGCGACGAAATGGTCGCCCTGATGAACGAAGGCGGATTTGATCTGGTGACTGCGTCGGGCGATGCGTCTTTGCGGATGATCGCGGGCAAACGGGTGCAGCCGATCAATATCGACCTGATCCCAAGCTGGTCCACAGTGGACGACCGTTTGAAAGAAGCGCCATGGCATTTCACGAACGGAACCCATTATGGAACACCTTATATGTGGGGTCCAAACGTTCTGATGTATTCCACCGAGGTGTTCCCCGAACCGCCCACAAGCTGGGATGTCGTGTTCAAACCGATGGATCTACCGGACGGTCAGCCCAACGAAGGCCGCGTACAAGCCTATGACGGCCCGATCCACATCGCGGATGCCGCAAACTATCTGATGTTTCATCAGCCGGAATTGGGAATTGTATCGCCTTACGAACTGAACGCGGAGCAATATGCCGCCGCACTGGATCTGTTGCGTGAACAGCGCAAGATTGTCAGCCGTTACTGGCATGACGCTTTCATTCAGATCGACGATTTCAAAAACGAAGGCATGGCCGCCTCGGGAAGCTGGCCGTTTCAGGTGAACCTGTTGCAAGGTGACAATGCTGCCGTTGCTTCGACGATCCCGCAAGAAGGCGCGACCGGCTGGGCCGATACGACAATGATGCATGCCGAAGCGGCCAACCCCAATTGCAGCTATATGTGGATGGAACATTCGCTGGCTTCCAACCTGCAATCGGACCTTTCTGTGTGGTTCGGCGCAAACCCCGCTGTGCCCGCCGCCTGTACGGATGGGCGCGGTATGCAGACGGCGGAAGGGTGCACAAAGAACGGGCTGGATGATTTCGAACGTATCAAGTTCTGGACCACGCCGGTTTCGTCCTGTGAAAGTCAGGGTGAATGCGTGCCTTACTATCGTTGGGTTTCTGATTACATCGGCGTAATCGGCGGGCGCTAA
- a CDS encoding ABC transporter ATP-binding protein, which yields MTSAIRFSGVSRHYGDVKAVDGVDLDIAEGEFFAMLGPSGSGKTTCLRLIAGFEQPTKGDIRIFGQVAQNIPPYKRNVNTVFQDYALFPHLNVRDNVAYGLMIAGLPKGARHKAAEDALGMVALGGYGDRKPSELSGGQRQRVALARALVNEPRALLLDEPLGALDLKLREQMQEELKALQRSLGITFIFVTHDQGEALSMADRVAVFNEGRIMQLGSPEDIYYRPAVPFVADFVGSSNVLPPALMRELKGVDGHGSLRPEAVRLSETGHAASIRSVSFLGSATRVSMQVHGVAMTMLLPKGAVVPKAGDTVHVDWNSEDLHVMAGA from the coding sequence ATGACATCTGCAATCCGCTTTTCCGGCGTGTCGCGCCACTATGGCGACGTGAAAGCCGTCGACGGTGTTGACCTTGATATCGCCGAAGGCGAATTTTTCGCCATGCTGGGCCCATCGGGTTCGGGAAAAACCACGTGCCTGCGTCTGATTGCGGGGTTCGAACAACCGACTAAGGGTGACATCCGCATATTCGGTCAGGTCGCGCAGAACATCCCGCCCTACAAACGCAATGTGAACACCGTCTTTCAGGACTATGCGCTGTTCCCGCATCTGAATGTGCGCGACAATGTCGCCTACGGCCTGATGATCGCCGGTTTGCCCAAAGGCGCACGTCACAAAGCCGCCGAGGATGCGTTGGGCATGGTTGCGCTGGGCGGATACGGCGACCGCAAGCCCTCTGAACTGTCAGGCGGGCAGCGGCAGCGGGTTGCCTTGGCGCGCGCGCTGGTAAACGAACCCCGCGCCCTGCTGCTGGATGAGCCGTTGGGCGCGCTTGACCTGAAATTACGCGAACAGATGCAGGAAGAACTGAAGGCTTTGCAACGCAGCCTTGGCATCACATTTATATTCGTGACCCATGATCAGGGCGAGGCACTGTCGATGGCTGACCGGGTTGCGGTGTTCAACGAAGGGCGGATCATGCAATTGGGATCGCCCGAAGATATCTATTATCGCCCTGCGGTCCCGTTTGTGGCTGATTTCGTGGGCTCGTCCAATGTGCTGCCACCGGCATTGATGCGCGAACTGAAAGGTGTTGACGGTCACGGCAGCCTGCGCCCCGAGGCGGTGCGCTTGTCTGAAACGGGGCATGCTGCCAGTATTCGAAGCGTCAGTTTTCTGGGGTCTGCAACGCGGGTATCCATGCAGGTGCATGGTGTGGCGATGACGATGCTTTTGCCCAAGGGCGCTGTGGTGCCAAAGGCCGGCGACACGGTGCATGTCGACTGGAACAGCGAAGATCTGCATGTGATGGCGGGCGCATGA
- a CDS encoding ABC transporter permease, which translates to MTDRAVIADQGGVLSRISDELWRRPSLLVFLLILPPALWLGIIYLGSLFALLAQSFFSIDEFSGLIQYEFTLKTYGELFRPSNFDIIVRTVVMATAVSVAAAIIGFPVAYFAARYARGKWKAIFYLGVMMPLWSSYLVKVYSWKLILAKEGILNWLFETLHLSWLLNAYLSIPVIGGNSLSVSATGTFLVFLYVWLPFMILPIQASLERVPVSMLEASGDLGARPSQTFRHVLLPLALPGVIAGSIFTFSLTLGDYIIPQIVGSSRRFIGQAVYAYQGTAGNIPLAAAFAVVPILLMAVYLWIAKRQGAFDAL; encoded by the coding sequence ATGACCGACCGGGCCGTCATCGCTGATCAGGGCGGAGTGCTGTCACGCATTTCCGACGAATTATGGCGCCGCCCTTCGTTGCTGGTGTTTTTGCTGATTCTGCCACCCGCGCTTTGGCTTGGGATTATCTATCTTGGGTCGCTGTTTGCGCTGCTGGCGCAAAGCTTCTTTTCGATCGACGAATTTTCCGGCCTGATCCAGTACGAATTCACCCTCAAGACCTATGGCGAATTGTTCCGCCCTTCGAATTTCGACATCATCGTGCGCACCGTTGTCATGGCCACCGCTGTCAGTGTCGCGGCAGCAATCATCGGCTTTCCCGTCGCCTATTTCGCCGCGCGCTATGCCCGTGGCAAATGGAAGGCGATATTCTACCTCGGGGTGATGATGCCGCTCTGGTCCAGCTATCTGGTCAAGGTCTATTCCTGGAAACTGATCCTTGCCAAAGAAGGCATCCTGAACTGGCTGTTTGAAACCCTGCACCTCAGCTGGCTTTTGAACGCCTATCTGTCCATTCCGGTCATTGGCGGCAATTCCCTCTCGGTCAGCGCCACCGGCACGTTTCTGGTGTTTCTTTACGTCTGGTTGCCGTTCATGATCCTGCCGATACAGGCATCGCTGGAACGTGTGCCGGTGTCGATGCTGGAAGCGTCCGGTGATCTGGGCGCGCGTCCGTCGCAAACCTTTCGCCATGTGTTGCTGCCGCTTGCGCTGCCCGGTGTGATCGCCGGATCAATCTTTACCTTTTCCCTTACATTGGGCGATTACATCATTCCGCAGATCGTCGGATCTTCGCGGCGGTTTATCGGCCAGGCGGTCTATGCTTATCAGGGCACCGCGGGAAACATCCCGCTTGCCGCCGCCTTTGCCGTCGTGCCCATTCTTTTGATGGCGGTCTATCTGTGGATTGCAAAACGGCAGGGGGCATTTGATGCACTCTGA
- a CDS encoding ABC transporter permease produces the protein MHSDRAPRGLKIAAGLGLAFMHLPILLIFVYAFTTEDKSYQWPPPGLTLKWFAVTWHRPDVWTALALSLKVAAISTVIALILGTLCAAAISRTKFFGREAISLLVILPIALPGIITGISLRSAFNLADIPFSFWTIVLGHATFCVVVVYNNAVARFRRVSGSLIEASMDLGANSFQTFRHVILPNISTALLAGGMLAFALSFDEVIVTTFTAGQQQTLPIWMLEELVRPRERPVTNVVALVVVLVTFLPILGAYYLTRGTDTVAGQGK, from the coding sequence ATGCACTCTGATCGCGCGCCACGGGGATTGAAGATTGCGGCGGGGCTGGGCCTTGCCTTCATGCATCTGCCGATCCTGTTGATCTTTGTCTATGCGTTCACAACCGAAGATAAATCCTATCAATGGCCGCCCCCCGGCCTGACGCTCAAATGGTTCGCCGTTACATGGCACAGGCCCGACGTCTGGACGGCGCTGGCCCTGTCGCTGAAGGTGGCTGCGATTTCAACTGTGATTGCTCTGATACTTGGCACGCTCTGTGCCGCGGCGATCAGCCGGACCAAGTTTTTTGGCCGCGAGGCGATCTCGTTGCTTGTGATATTACCGATTGCGTTGCCCGGAATTATCACGGGGATTTCACTGCGCTCGGCCTTTAATCTGGCTGATATCCCGTTCAGTTTCTGGACCATCGTTCTGGGGCACGCCACGTTCTGTGTCGTCGTTGTCTACAACAATGCGGTCGCACGGTTTCGCCGCGTTTCGGGCAGCCTGATCGAAGCGTCGATGGATCTTGGCGCCAACAGTTTCCAGACGTTCCGCCATGTCATTCTGCCCAATATTTCGACGGCATTGCTGGCGGGTGGAATGCTGGCCTTTGCGCTGTCATTTGACGAGGTCATCGTGACAACCTTTACGGCCGGACAACAACAGACGCTGCCGATCTGGATGCTGGAAGAACTGGTCAGACCGCGTGAACGCCCGGTGACAAACGTGGTCGCGCTGGTCGTCGTGCTGGTCACATTCCTGCCGATACTGGGGGCATATTATCTGACACGCGGCACCGACACGGTGGCCGGACAAGGCAAGTAA